Proteins co-encoded in one Salarias fasciatus chromosome 4, fSalaFa1.1, whole genome shotgun sequence genomic window:
- the LOC115386958 gene encoding galectin-3-binding protein A-like yields the protein MLTRRSLHSLQLLLLLCVSAGAMKFNLFNRNHSPKEGDVRLSGSTDGSEGRVEVYHEGRWGTVCDDNWDMAEAQVVCRQLNFPGAKSVIIGRQYQQAPGPIWLDDINCNGTEKHLVKCEFKSWGETDCSHKEDVGVLCQTGSTNETINDSTHSLDHSISLSDDLGQIFDSGNGCDFLILVRSPTGNIQENGTTEMAETKICAHKTILSQFPLFNASGGISNITVDVSSSCQLLFSSFIRYIYTRKIDVTLSSAICVHWMASTFGVKQLMEDVGRLFSKVIPDDSTFHNQVSIYNYAVETGDLILKETCVQFLAWNYQNLTRSPAWNSLPVELLGALLPRSDLVAADEYFVLQSVERWITEQKGSISLEIQAELLSHIRFPMIPAEKLYELESNSSLYSSHKNMYREKMLTAFQFNILLFSKLATNPKFSKDSADYQPRIYTAEPWSAAVDPSKKRPSYDHQINTHRRYGYQYDSYYVYPTPSPYAPSVSFSTPVHSSLIFKNNMIKWQANIFKSQNECSRNGLRCESFPVAWLAPNHNPNNMLYRNRVMMMCKGTVCQVQGFKGNLAPIATNGTSCLCSDEQYTYRVVVRPEYV from the exons ATGTTGACCCGTCGAAGTCTTCactctctgcagctgcttctactactttgtgtctctgcaggcgCAATGAAATTTAACCTGTTCA acagAAACCACAGCCCGAAGGAAGGCGACGTGAGACTGTCCGGCTCCACAGACGGGTCTGAGGGTCGAGTGGAGGTCTACCATGAGGGTCGATGGGGGACGGTGTGTGACGACAACTGGGACATGGCTGAGGCTCAGGTGGTGTGTCGCCAGCTGAACTTCCCCGGGGCCAAATCTGTGATCATCGGGAGGCAGTACCAACAAG CACCTGGACCCATCTGGCTGGATGATATTAACTGTAACGGCACAGAAAAGCATCTGgttaaatgtgaatttaaaagCTGGGGAGAAACTGACTGCAGTCATAAGGAAGATGTGGGAGTTCTttgtcaaacaggaa GCACCAATGAGACCATCAATGATTCTACACACTCACTGGACCACAGCATCAGTCTGTCGGACGACCTTGGACAGATCTTTGACAGTGGGAACGGCTGTGACTTCTTGATCTTAGTCCGAAGCCCCACTGGAAACATCCAGGAGAACGGGACCACAGAGATGGCTGAGACAAAGATCTGTGCACACAAAACGATCCTCTCACAGTTTCCCCTTTTCAATGCTTCTGGAGGAATCTCCAACATCACGGTAGACGTCAGTTCATCATGCCaactgcttttttcttctttcatcag GTACATTTACACCCGTAAGATAGACGTGACCCTGTCCTCTGCAATCTGTGTCCACTGGATGGCGTCGACCTTTGGGgtgaagcagctgatggaggatgTAGGTCGGCTGTTTTCTAAAGTCATCCCAGATGACAGCACCTTTCACAACCAGGTGTCCATTTACAACTACGCCGTGGAGACTGGCGATTTAATTCTCAAGGAAACCTGTGTCCAGTTCCTGGCCTGGAACTACCAAAACCTGACCAGGTCTCCAGCTTGGAATAGCCTTCCTGTAGAGCTTCTTGGAGCTCTTCTACCCCGATCAGATTTGGTGGCAGCAGATGAGTATTTTGTGCTTCAGTCTGTAGAGAGATGGATCACAGAGCAAAAGGGCTCCATCAGTTTGGAAATCCAGGCTGAGCTGTTGAGCCACATTCGCTTTCCGATGATCCCTGCTGAGAAACTGTATGAGCTGGAGTCCAACTCCTCCCTGTACAGCTCACACAAGAACATGTATCGTGAAAAAATGTTGACAGCGTTTCAGTTTAATATTCTGCTTTTTAGCAAACTGGCCACCAATCCAAAATTCAGCAAAGACAGTGCTGATTATCAGCCCAGGATCTATACTGCTGAGCCCTGGAGCGCTGCCGTTGACCCTTCAAAGAAAAGACCTTCATATGACCATCAAATTAATACTCACAGAAGGTACGGATATCAATACGACTCTTACTATGTCTATCCTACTCCCTCTCCATATGCTCCATCAGTATCATTCAGTACGCCTGTCCACAGCAGCCTGATCTTTAAGAATAATATGATCAAATGGCAGGCAAATATCTTCAAGAGCCAGAACGAATGTTCAAGGAATGGTCTGCGCTGCGAGTCGTTTCCTGTCGCATGGCTGGCTCCTAACCACAACCCTAACAACATGTTGTATCGCAATCGTGTCATGATGATGTGCAAGGGCACGGTGTGTCAGGTTCAGGGCTTCAAAGGCAACCTGGCTCCCATTGCGACAAATGGTACTTCATGCCTGTGTTCTGATGAGCAGTACACATACCGAGTTGTTGTGAGACCAGAGTATGTCTGA
- the cant1a gene encoding soluble calcium-activated nucleotidase 1 isoform X1, producing MSDSKLAITRMKGVCAEEVGQLMESQSRASSSMPASSGYTRVEQDEPMNPLRISVGGLPMLASMANTTDPRFRLKWRPIVVVAGLLLLLLLLFMHLTGLRSRPSGGSMSWNSGNAGNQKFTSQYNYTYPLSPPERTPQGTRYRIGVIADLDTNSRSEKELTWFSYMRRGYLLVSQSGDKVAVEWDSDRVLLESHMAEKGRGMELSELAVFNGKLYSVDDRTGIVYRIDGNKAVPWVILTDGDGSVAKGFKAEWMAVKDEHLYIGGLGKEWTTIEGEFVNNNPEWVKVVGFRGDVQHENWVPHYKSMKNAAKIIPPGYFIHESAAWSDNLQRWFFLPRRASNERYEETADERRGTNLVLSCSPNFEDVVVSRVGPLNPTHGFSSFKFVPNTDDQIILALKSEEDAGKIATYITAFTLDGRILLPEAKIGDVKYEGLEFI from the exons ATGAGCGACTCTAAGCTGGCGATCACCAGGATGAAAGGTGTCTGTGCGGAAGAAGTCGGTCAGCTTATGGAGA GTCAATCCAGAGCCTCGTCCTCCATGCCTGCTTCCTCAGGCTACACTCGAGTGGAGCAGGATGAGCCGATGAACCCGCTGCGTATCTCTGTCGGAGGCCTCCCCATGTTGGCTTCCATGGCCAACACCACCGACCCGCGTTTCCGCCTGAAGTGGCGGCCCATCGTGGTGGTGGCgggcctgctgctcctgctcctgctgctcttcatgcACCTGACGGGCCTGCGCTCCCGCCCGTCCGGCGGCTCCATGAGCTGGAATTCCGGGAACGCTGGCAACCAGAAGTTCACCTCCCAGTACAACTACACCTACCCCCTCAGCCCGCCCGAGCGCACGCCGCAGGGCACCCGCTACCGCATTGGCGTCATCGCCGACCTGGACACGAACTCCCGCAGTGAGAAGGAGCTGACGTGGTTCAGCTACATGCGGCGGGGTTATCTGCTGGTGTCCCAGAGTGGCGACAAGGTGGCGGTGGAGTGGGACTCGGACCGGGTCCTGCTGGAGAGCCACATGGCGGAGAAGGGCAGGGGCATGGAGCTGTCTGAACTGGCGGTTTTCAACGGGAAGCTCTACAGCGTCGACGACCGAACGGGAATAGTCTACCGCATAGACGGAAACAAGGCGGTGCCCTGGGTTATCTTAACTGACGGCGACGGCAGTGTCGCGAAAG GGTTCAAAGCCGAATGGATGGCAGTGAAGGACGAGCATCTGTACATTGGTGGTCTGGGAAAGGAGTGGACGACCATCGAAGGGGAGTTTGTCAACAACAACCCGGAGTGGGTGAAAGTGGTGGGCTTTCGAGGGGACGTTCAGCACGAGAACTGGGTTCCTCACTACAAGTCcatgaaaaatgctgcaaagatCATCCCACCAG GCTACTTCATCCACGAGTCTGCAGCGTGGAGCGACAACCTGCAGCGCTGGTTTTTCCTCCCGCGCCGCGCCAGCAACGAGCGCTACGAGGAGACGGCGGACGAGCGCCGCGGCACCAACCTCGTCCTGAGCTGCTCGCCAAACTTCGAGGACGTCGTCGTGAGTCGAGTGGGTCCGCTGAATCCCACCCAcggcttctcctccttcaagtTCGTCCCCAACACCGACGACCAGATCATCCTGGCGCTCAAGTCAGAGGAAGACGCGGGAAAGATTGCGACCTACATCACGGCGTTCACACTCGACGGGCGCATCCTTTTACCCGAAGCCAAGATCGGGGACGTGAAATACGAAGGACTGGAGTTCATATGA
- the cant1a gene encoding soluble calcium-activated nucleotidase 1 isoform X2: MPASSGYTRVEQDEPMNPLRISVGGLPMLASMANTTDPRFRLKWRPIVVVAGLLLLLLLLFMHLTGLRSRPSGGSMSWNSGNAGNQKFTSQYNYTYPLSPPERTPQGTRYRIGVIADLDTNSRSEKELTWFSYMRRGYLLVSQSGDKVAVEWDSDRVLLESHMAEKGRGMELSELAVFNGKLYSVDDRTGIVYRIDGNKAVPWVILTDGDGSVAKGFKAEWMAVKDEHLYIGGLGKEWTTIEGEFVNNNPEWVKVVGFRGDVQHENWVPHYKSMKNAAKIIPPGYFIHESAAWSDNLQRWFFLPRRASNERYEETADERRGTNLVLSCSPNFEDVVVSRVGPLNPTHGFSSFKFVPNTDDQIILALKSEEDAGKIATYITAFTLDGRILLPEAKIGDVKYEGLEFI, encoded by the exons ATGCCTGCTTCCTCAGGCTACACTCGAGTGGAGCAGGATGAGCCGATGAACCCGCTGCGTATCTCTGTCGGAGGCCTCCCCATGTTGGCTTCCATGGCCAACACCACCGACCCGCGTTTCCGCCTGAAGTGGCGGCCCATCGTGGTGGTGGCgggcctgctgctcctgctcctgctgctcttcatgcACCTGACGGGCCTGCGCTCCCGCCCGTCCGGCGGCTCCATGAGCTGGAATTCCGGGAACGCTGGCAACCAGAAGTTCACCTCCCAGTACAACTACACCTACCCCCTCAGCCCGCCCGAGCGCACGCCGCAGGGCACCCGCTACCGCATTGGCGTCATCGCCGACCTGGACACGAACTCCCGCAGTGAGAAGGAGCTGACGTGGTTCAGCTACATGCGGCGGGGTTATCTGCTGGTGTCCCAGAGTGGCGACAAGGTGGCGGTGGAGTGGGACTCGGACCGGGTCCTGCTGGAGAGCCACATGGCGGAGAAGGGCAGGGGCATGGAGCTGTCTGAACTGGCGGTTTTCAACGGGAAGCTCTACAGCGTCGACGACCGAACGGGAATAGTCTACCGCATAGACGGAAACAAGGCGGTGCCCTGGGTTATCTTAACTGACGGCGACGGCAGTGTCGCGAAAG GGTTCAAAGCCGAATGGATGGCAGTGAAGGACGAGCATCTGTACATTGGTGGTCTGGGAAAGGAGTGGACGACCATCGAAGGGGAGTTTGTCAACAACAACCCGGAGTGGGTGAAAGTGGTGGGCTTTCGAGGGGACGTTCAGCACGAGAACTGGGTTCCTCACTACAAGTCcatgaaaaatgctgcaaagatCATCCCACCAG GCTACTTCATCCACGAGTCTGCAGCGTGGAGCGACAACCTGCAGCGCTGGTTTTTCCTCCCGCGCCGCGCCAGCAACGAGCGCTACGAGGAGACGGCGGACGAGCGCCGCGGCACCAACCTCGTCCTGAGCTGCTCGCCAAACTTCGAGGACGTCGTCGTGAGTCGAGTGGGTCCGCTGAATCCCACCCAcggcttctcctccttcaagtTCGTCCCCAACACCGACGACCAGATCATCCTGGCGCTCAAGTCAGAGGAAGACGCGGGAAAGATTGCGACCTACATCACGGCGTTCACACTCGACGGGCGCATCCTTTTACCCGAAGCCAAGATCGGGGACGTGAAATACGAAGGACTGGAGTTCATATGA
- the syngr2a gene encoding synaptogyrin-2a, protein MQSSAYGASLAGGAFDPESFIKQPQTILRCVSWLFSIVVFATITAEGYINIPSSTDVKCMFNDNDGACSFPMGIGILAFLGCVVFLILDAYFPQISNAKERKYIVIGDLIFTGVWALLWFICFCFLSNQWARTTVSIRGDAARAVIAFSFFSILSWGLLFYFALKRYREGVTDINQEYSDPANDSSSVYPPYAVSGPTGYQQSPFSSSQQQPGEYQPPSY, encoded by the exons ATGCAGAGCAGCGCTTACGGGGCCTCTCTGGCCGGCGGTGCCTTCGACCCGGAGAGCTTTATAAAGCAGCCGCAGACGATCCTGCGCTGTGTGAGCTGG TTGTTCTCTATTGTGGTCTTCGCCACAATCACAGCAGAAGGATACATCAATATACCGTCCTCCACGGATGTCAAGTGCATGTTCAACGATAACGACGGCGCCTGCAGCTTCCCCATGGGAATTGGAATCCTGGCCTTCCTgggttgtgttgtgtttcttATATTGGATGCCTACTTCCCACAAATCAGCAACGCCAAAGAGAGGAAGTACATCGTGATAGGGGATTTGATCTTCACAG GCGTCTGGGCCTTACTGTGGttcatctgcttctgcttcctgtcaaaCCAGTGGGCGAGGACTACCGTGTCAATAAGAGGGGACGCCGCCCGGGCCGTCATcgccttctccttcttctccatcTTATCCTGG ggcctcctgttctactttgcACTTAAACGATATCGTGAGGGAGTGACCGACATCAACCAGGAGTACAGCGACCCCGCCAacgacagcagctctgtgtaCCCACCCTACGCCGTCAGCGGCCCCACCGGCTACCAGCAGTCGCCCttctccagcagccagcagcagccgggAGAGTACCAGCCGCCATCTTACTGA